Proteins from a single region of Urocitellus parryii isolate mUroPar1 chromosome 4, mUroPar1.hap1, whole genome shotgun sequence:
- the LOC144254334 gene encoding interferon beta-like encodes MNNRCILQLALLLCFSTTALSLSYILLRLQQFNSSMECQKLLKQLNGRPADCLSDRMDFKIPKEIKHPQQFQKEHAAFVIYEMLQDIFHVFKKGYSNPDWNNTIVTDLLRELHQQMDLLNTMVVEKLREENKNQAYSMIILRLKSYYVRIRTYLEAKEYSSCAWTVVREELYWNFSFINRLTDKFQN; translated from the coding sequence ATGAACAACAGGTGCATCCTCCAACTGGCTCTCCTGTTGTGCTTCTCCACCACAGCTCTCTCCCTAAGTTACATCCTGCTTCGACTCCAACAGTTCAACAGCAGTATGGAATGTCAGAAGCTCCTAAAGCAGTTGAATGGAAGGCCTGCAGACTGCCTCAGTGACAGGATGGACTTCAAGATCCCGAAGGAGATCAAACATCCACAGCAGTTCCAGAAGGAGCACGCTGCCTTTGTCATCTATGAGATGCTCCAGGACATCTTTCATGTTTTCAAAAAAGGCTACTCTAATCCTGACTGGAATAACACCATTGTCACAGACCTCCTTCGTGAACTCCATCAGCAGATGGACCTCCTGAACACAATGGTGGTAGAGAAACTGCgggaggaaaacaaaaaccaggCATACTCCATGATTATCCTGCGCCTGAAGAGTTACTATGTGAGGATCCGGACATACCTGGAGGCCAAGGAGTACAGCAGCTGTGCCTGGACAGTCGTCAGAGAGGAACTCTATTGGAACTTCTCCTTCATTAACAGACTTACAGACAAATTCCAAAACTGA